A genomic stretch from Cellulomonas sp. KRMCY2 includes:
- a CDS encoding response regulator, translating to MRVLIADDSRVMRQIVIRTLRQAGYDWWEIIEAPDGAAALETVKAEEPDFVLSDWNMPELSGIDLLRAMRAQGIDTPFAFVTSEGSTEMREQAETAGALFLIAKPFTAEVFRDTIDPFLA from the coding sequence ATGAGAGTCCTAATAGCCGACGACAGCCGAGTGATGCGGCAGATCGTCATCCGTACGCTCCGCCAGGCCGGCTACGACTGGTGGGAGATCATCGAGGCCCCGGACGGCGCCGCGGCCCTCGAGACCGTCAAGGCCGAAGAGCCGGACTTCGTGCTCTCGGACTGGAACATGCCTGAGCTCTCCGGGATCGATCTGTTGCGAGCCATGCGCGCGCAGGGCATCGACACCCCGTTCGCGTTCGTGACGTCGGAGGGCTCGACCGAGATGCGCGAGCAGGCCGAGACCGCCGGCGCCCTCTTCCTGATCGCGAAACCGTTCACCGCAGAGGTGTTCCGGGACACCATCGACCCCTTCCTCGCATGA
- a CDS encoding LacI family DNA-binding transcriptional regulator, whose translation MSRRLAEVARKVGVSEATVSRVLNGKPGVSDATRSSVLTALDVLGYERPTKLRGERARLVGLVLPELQNPIFPAFAEVVGGALAQQGFTPVLCTQTAGGITESDYVDLLLAQQVSGIVFAGGNYAQRDAEHAHYARLTERHLPAVLINASIEDLPFPRVACDDEVAVEQSLGHLVSLGHSRIGFVLGPQDHVPSERKLGAARAMAARLGIELGADRVVRSAYSLESGQAAATRLLRTGVTGIICASDPLALGAIRAVRRAGLRVPDDVSVIGYDDSALMNCTDPPLTTVRQPIEPMGRAAIDLLVSQINGATVASDELLFEPELVVRGSTGPAPA comes from the coding sequence ATGTCGCGACGTCTTGCTGAGGTGGCCCGCAAGGTCGGGGTGAGCGAGGCGACCGTGAGTCGGGTCCTGAACGGCAAGCCCGGCGTCTCGGACGCCACCCGGTCGTCAGTCCTGACCGCGCTGGACGTGCTCGGCTACGAGCGCCCGACCAAGCTGCGCGGTGAGCGGGCCCGACTGGTCGGTCTGGTGCTGCCCGAGCTGCAGAACCCGATCTTCCCGGCCTTCGCCGAGGTCGTCGGTGGCGCCCTCGCGCAGCAGGGTTTCACCCCCGTGCTGTGCACCCAGACTGCCGGTGGGATCACCGAGTCCGACTACGTCGACCTGCTGCTGGCCCAGCAGGTCTCCGGGATCGTCTTCGCGGGCGGCAACTACGCCCAGCGGGATGCCGAGCACGCGCACTACGCCCGGCTGACCGAGCGACACCTGCCCGCCGTCCTGATCAACGCGTCGATCGAGGACCTGCCCTTCCCTCGGGTGGCCTGCGACGACGAGGTCGCGGTCGAGCAGTCGCTCGGTCACCTCGTCTCGCTCGGCCACTCGCGGATCGGCTTCGTCCTCGGCCCGCAGGACCACGTGCCGTCGGAGCGCAAGCTCGGCGCGGCCCGCGCGATGGCCGCGCGGCTCGGCATCGAGCTGGGCGCCGATCGGGTGGTCCGCAGTGCCTACTCGCTGGAGAGCGGCCAGGCGGCAGCGACCCGGCTGCTGCGCACCGGTGTCACCGGCATCATCTGCGCCAGCGACCCCCTGGCCCTCGGTGCGATCCGCGCCGTGCGCAGGGCGGGGCTGCGCGTGCCGGATGACGTCTCGGTGATCGGGTACGACGACTCGGCGCTGATGAACTGCACCGATCCCCCGCTGACCACGGTCCGACAGCCGATCGAGCCGATGGGTCGCGCGGCGATCGACCTGCTGGTCAGTCAGATCAACGGGGCGACGGTCGCCAGCGACGAGCTGCTCTTCGAACCGGAGCTCGTGGTCCGCGGTTCCACCGGCCCGGCCCCCGCCTGA
- a CDS encoding D-alanyl-D-alanine carboxypeptidase family protein, translating into MEAVASINDRIMQIQARIAQLDAPRPRAQVGQTTPMGSIGSVGSLTTGAPTSATAFDLIMDQALAQTAPASDVVGSGKDKVNGDGIPVELLGYGNGRIPGNALSTIAGTGHSLWSPAARSFEAMRDAAARDGVTIGITDSYRTYESQVDLAERKGLYSQGGLAARPGTSDHGWGVAMDLRLDSTAQSWIRANGATYGFTEDVPREPWHWAYRPTH; encoded by the coding sequence GTGGAGGCAGTCGCCAGCATCAACGACCGGATCATGCAGATCCAGGCGCGGATCGCCCAGCTCGACGCGCCGCGACCTCGGGCCCAGGTGGGCCAGACGACCCCGATGGGCTCGATCGGCTCGGTCGGCTCGCTGACGACCGGCGCGCCGACATCGGCGACCGCCTTCGACCTGATCATGGACCAGGCGCTCGCGCAGACCGCGCCGGCCAGTGACGTCGTGGGTTCCGGCAAGGACAAGGTCAACGGCGACGGGATCCCCGTCGAGCTCCTCGGATACGGCAACGGCCGCATCCCCGGGAACGCGCTGAGCACCATCGCCGGTACCGGTCACTCCCTCTGGAGCCCGGCCGCACGGTCGTTCGAGGCCATGCGGGACGCGGCCGCGCGCGACGGTGTGACGATCGGGATCACCGACTCCTACCGCACCTACGAGAGCCAGGTCGACCTCGCCGAGCGCAAGGGGCTCTACTCCCAGGGTGGCCTTGCCGCCCGGCCCGGCACGAGCGACCACGGCTGGGGGGTCGCCATGGATCTCCGCCTCGACTCGACCGCGCAGTCGTGGATCCGGGCCAACGGCGCCACGTACGGGTTCACCGAGGACGTCCCGCGCGAGCCCTGGCACTGGGCGTACCGCCCGACCCACTGA